A single genomic interval of Paralichthys olivaceus isolate ysfri-2021 chromosome 7, ASM2471397v2, whole genome shotgun sequence harbors:
- the tpm1 gene encoding tropomyosin alpha-1 chain isoform X3, whose translation MDAIKKKMQMLKLDKENALDRAEQAESDKKAAEDRSKQLEDDLVALQKKLKGTEDELDKYSEALKDAQEKLELAEKKAADAEADVASLNRRIQLVEEELDRAQERLATALTKLEEAEKAADESERGMKVIENRAMKDEEKMELQEIQLKEAKHIAEEADRKYEEVARKLVIIEGDLERTEERAELTESKCSELEEELKTVTNNLKSLEAQAEKYSQKEDKYEEEIKVLTDKLKEAETRAEFAERSVAKLEKTIDDLEEKLSHAKEENLDMHQMLDQTLMELNNL comes from the exons ATGGATGCCATCAAGAAGAAGATGCAGATGCTCAAGCTCGACAAGGAGAACGCCTTGGACAGAGCAGAGCAGGCTGAGTCAGACAAGaaagcagcagaggacagaagCAAACAG CTTGAGGATGATTTGGTAGCGctgcagaagaagctgaaggGAACTGAGGATGAGTTGGACAAGTACTCTGAGGCTCTTAAAGATGCCCAGGAGAAACTTGAGCTGGCTGAGAAGAAAGCCGCCGAT GCTGAGGCAGATGTCGCTTCTCTTAACAGACGTATCCAGCTGGTTGAGGAGGAGTTGGATCGTGCACAGGAGCGTCTGGCAACTGCCCTGACCAagctggaggaggctgagaaGGCTGCTGATGAGAGCGAGAG AGGCATGAAGGTCATTGAGAACAGGGCCATGAAGGACgaggagaagatggagctgcaggagaTCCAGCTGAAAGAGGCCAAACACATCGCTGAGGAGGCTGACCGCAAATATGAGGAG GTGGCCCGTAAGCTCGTCATCATTGAGGGTGACCTGGAGCGCACAGAGGAGCGCGCTGAGCTGACAGAGAG CAAATGCTCTGAGCTTGAGGAAGAGTTGAAAACTGTGACCAACAACCTGAAGTCACTGGAGGCCCAGGCTGAGAAG TACTCACAGAAGGAGGACAAGTACGAGGAGGAGATCAAGGTCCTCACCGACAAGCTGAAGGAG GCTGAGACTCGTGCTGAGTTCGCTGAGAGATCAGTAGCCAAGCTTGAGAAGACCATCGATGACTTGGAAG AGAAACTCTCACACGCTAAAGAGGAGAACCTCGATATGCACCAGATGCTGGACCAGACTCTAATGGAACTGAATAATTTGTGA
- the tpm1 gene encoding tropomyosin alpha-1 chain isoform X5, producing MAGVTSLEAVKRRIKSLQMQADNAEERVERLQKELLVEKKTREQAEADVASLNRRIQLVEEELDRAQERLATALTKLEEAEKAADESERGMKVIENRAMKDEEKMELQEIQLKEAKHIAEEADRKYEEVARKLVIIEGDLERTEERAELTESKCSELEEELKTVTNNLKSLEAQAEKYSQKEDKYEEEIKVLTDKLKEAETRAEFAERSVAKLEKTIDDLEDELYAQKLKYKAISEELDHALNDMTSI from the exons ATGGCCGGGGTTACATCGCTGGAGGCGGTGAAACGAAGGATCAAATCGTTGCAAATGCAGGCGGACAATGCCGAGGAGAGAGTCGAGAGATTACAGAAGGAGTTGCTTGTGGAGAAGAAGACCAGGGAACAA GCTGAGGCAGATGTCGCTTCTCTTAACAGACGTATCCAGCTGGTTGAGGAGGAGTTGGATCGTGCACAGGAGCGTCTGGCAACTGCCCTGACCAagctggaggaggctgagaaGGCTGCTGATGAGAGCGAGAG AGGCATGAAGGTCATTGAGAACAGGGCCATGAAGGACgaggagaagatggagctgcaggagaTCCAGCTGAAAGAGGCCAAACACATCGCTGAGGAGGCTGACCGCAAATATGAGGAG GTGGCCCGTAAGCTCGTCATCATTGAGGGTGACCTGGAGCGCACAGAGGAGCGCGCTGAGCTGACAGAGAG CAAATGCTCTGAGCTTGAGGAAGAGTTGAAAACTGTGACCAACAACCTGAAGTCACTGGAGGCCCAGGCTGAGAAG TACTCACAGAAGGAGGACAAGTACGAGGAGGAGATCAAGGTCCTCACCGACAAGCTGAAGGAG GCTGAGACTCGTGCTGAGTTCGCTGAGAGATCAGTAGCCAAGCTTGAGAAGACCATCGATGACTTGGAAG ATGAGTTGTATGCCCAGAAACTGAAGTACAAGGCCATCAGCGAGGAGCTGGACCACGCCCTCAACGACATGACCTCCAT ATAA
- the tpm1 gene encoding tropomyosin alpha-1 chain isoform X4, with translation MDAIKKKMQMLKLDKENALDRAEQAESDKKAAEDRSKQLEDDIRELEKKLRVSEDERDKVFEEFQTAEEKLLTAEEVATKAEADVASLNRRIQLVEEELDRAQERLATALTKLEEAEKAADESERGMKVIENRAMKDEEKMELQEIQLKEAKHIAEEADRKYEEVARKLVIIEGDLERTEERAELTESKCSELEEELKTVTNNLKSLEAQAEKYSQKEDKYEEEIKVLTDKLKEAETRAEFAERSVAKLEKTIDDLEEKLSHAKEENLDMHQMLDQTLMELNNL, from the exons ATGGATGCCATCAAGAAGAAGATGCAGATGCTCAAGCTCGACAAGGAGAACGCCTTGGACAGAGCAGAGCAGGCTGAGTCAGACAAGaaagcagcagaggacagaagCAAACAG TTAGAGGACGATATAAGAGAGTTGGAAAAGAAATTGCGCGTATCTGAGGACGAGAGAGATAAAGTGTTTGAGGAGTTCCAAACTGCTGAGGAGAAGCTGCTGACCGCTGAGGAAGTCGCCACCAAG GCTGAGGCAGATGTCGCTTCTCTTAACAGACGTATCCAGCTGGTTGAGGAGGAGTTGGATCGTGCACAGGAGCGTCTGGCAACTGCCCTGACCAagctggaggaggctgagaaGGCTGCTGATGAGAGCGAGAG AGGCATGAAGGTCATTGAGAACAGGGCCATGAAGGACgaggagaagatggagctgcaggagaTCCAGCTGAAAGAGGCCAAACACATCGCTGAGGAGGCTGACCGCAAATATGAGGAG GTGGCCCGTAAGCTCGTCATCATTGAGGGTGACCTGGAGCGCACAGAGGAGCGCGCTGAGCTGACAGAGAG CAAATGCTCTGAGCTTGAGGAAGAGTTGAAAACTGTGACCAACAACCTGAAGTCACTGGAGGCCCAGGCTGAGAAG TACTCACAGAAGGAGGACAAGTACGAGGAGGAGATCAAGGTCCTCACCGACAAGCTGAAGGAG GCTGAGACTCGTGCTGAGTTCGCTGAGAGATCAGTAGCCAAGCTTGAGAAGACCATCGATGACTTGGAAG AGAAACTCTCACACGCTAAAGAGGAGAACCTCGATATGCACCAGATGCTGGACCAGACTCTAATGGAACTGAATAATTTGTGA
- the tpm1 gene encoding tropomyosin alpha-1 chain isoform X2, with amino-acid sequence MDAIKKKMQMLKLDKENALDRAEQAESDKKAAEDRSKQLEDDIRELEKKLRVSEDERDKVFEEFQTAEEKLLTAEEVATKAEADVASLNRRIQLVEEELDRAQERLATALTKLEEAEKAADESERGMKVIENRAMKDEEKMELQEIQLKEAKHIAEEADRKYEEVARKLVIIEGDLERTEERAELTESKCSELEEELKTVTNNLKSLEAQAEKYSQKEDKYEEEIKVLTDKLKEAETRAEFAERSVAKLEKTIDDLEDELYAQKLKYKAISEELDHALNDMTSI; translated from the exons ATGGATGCCATCAAGAAGAAGATGCAGATGCTCAAGCTCGACAAGGAGAACGCCTTGGACAGAGCAGAGCAGGCTGAGTCAGACAAGaaagcagcagaggacagaagCAAACAG TTAGAGGACGATATAAGAGAGTTGGAAAAGAAATTGCGCGTATCTGAGGACGAGAGAGATAAAGTGTTTGAGGAGTTCCAAACTGCTGAGGAGAAGCTGCTGACCGCTGAGGAAGTCGCCACCAAG GCTGAGGCAGATGTCGCTTCTCTTAACAGACGTATCCAGCTGGTTGAGGAGGAGTTGGATCGTGCACAGGAGCGTCTGGCAACTGCCCTGACCAagctggaggaggctgagaaGGCTGCTGATGAGAGCGAGAG AGGCATGAAGGTCATTGAGAACAGGGCCATGAAGGACgaggagaagatggagctgcaggagaTCCAGCTGAAAGAGGCCAAACACATCGCTGAGGAGGCTGACCGCAAATATGAGGAG GTGGCCCGTAAGCTCGTCATCATTGAGGGTGACCTGGAGCGCACAGAGGAGCGCGCTGAGCTGACAGAGAG CAAATGCTCTGAGCTTGAGGAAGAGTTGAAAACTGTGACCAACAACCTGAAGTCACTGGAGGCCCAGGCTGAGAAG TACTCACAGAAGGAGGACAAGTACGAGGAGGAGATCAAGGTCCTCACCGACAAGCTGAAGGAG GCTGAGACTCGTGCTGAGTTCGCTGAGAGATCAGTAGCCAAGCTTGAGAAGACCATCGATGACTTGGAAG ATGAGTTGTATGCCCAGAAACTGAAGTACAAGGCCATCAGCGAGGAGCTGGACCACGCCCTCAACGACATGACCTCCAT ATAA
- the tpm1 gene encoding tropomyosin alpha-1 chain isoform X1, producing the protein MDAIKKKMQMLKLDKENALDRAEQAESDKKAAEDRSKQLEDDLVALQKKLKGTEDELDKYSEALKDAQEKLELAEKKAADAEADVASLNRRIQLVEEELDRAQERLATALTKLEEAEKAADESERGMKVIENRAMKDEEKMELQEIQLKEAKHIAEEADRKYEEVARKLVIIEGDLERTEERAELTESKCSELEEELKTVTNNLKSLEAQAEKYSQKEDKYEEEIKVLTDKLKEAETRAEFAERSVAKLEKTIDDLEDELYAQKLKYKAISEELDHALNDMTSI; encoded by the exons ATGGATGCCATCAAGAAGAAGATGCAGATGCTCAAGCTCGACAAGGAGAACGCCTTGGACAGAGCAGAGCAGGCTGAGTCAGACAAGaaagcagcagaggacagaagCAAACAG CTTGAGGATGATTTGGTAGCGctgcagaagaagctgaaggGAACTGAGGATGAGTTGGACAAGTACTCTGAGGCTCTTAAAGATGCCCAGGAGAAACTTGAGCTGGCTGAGAAGAAAGCCGCCGAT GCTGAGGCAGATGTCGCTTCTCTTAACAGACGTATCCAGCTGGTTGAGGAGGAGTTGGATCGTGCACAGGAGCGTCTGGCAACTGCCCTGACCAagctggaggaggctgagaaGGCTGCTGATGAGAGCGAGAG AGGCATGAAGGTCATTGAGAACAGGGCCATGAAGGACgaggagaagatggagctgcaggagaTCCAGCTGAAAGAGGCCAAACACATCGCTGAGGAGGCTGACCGCAAATATGAGGAG GTGGCCCGTAAGCTCGTCATCATTGAGGGTGACCTGGAGCGCACAGAGGAGCGCGCTGAGCTGACAGAGAG CAAATGCTCTGAGCTTGAGGAAGAGTTGAAAACTGTGACCAACAACCTGAAGTCACTGGAGGCCCAGGCTGAGAAG TACTCACAGAAGGAGGACAAGTACGAGGAGGAGATCAAGGTCCTCACCGACAAGCTGAAGGAG GCTGAGACTCGTGCTGAGTTCGCTGAGAGATCAGTAGCCAAGCTTGAGAAGACCATCGATGACTTGGAAG ATGAGTTGTATGCCCAGAAACTGAAGTACAAGGCCATCAGCGAGGAGCTGGACCACGCCCTCAACGACATGACCTCCAT ATAA
- the tpm1 gene encoding tropomyosin alpha-1 chain isoform X6, with the protein MAGVTSLEAVKRRIKSLQMQADNAEERVERLQKELLVEKKTREQAEADVASLNRRIQLVEEELDRAQERLATALTKLEEAEKAADESERGMKVIENRAMKDEEKMELQEIQLKEAKHIAEEADRKYEEVARKLVIIEGDLERTEERAELTESKCSELEEELKTVTNNLKSLEAQAEKYSQKEDKYEEEIKVLTDKLKEAETRAEFAERSVAKLEKTIDDLEEKLSHAKEENLDMHQMLDQTLMELNNL; encoded by the exons ATGGCCGGGGTTACATCGCTGGAGGCGGTGAAACGAAGGATCAAATCGTTGCAAATGCAGGCGGACAATGCCGAGGAGAGAGTCGAGAGATTACAGAAGGAGTTGCTTGTGGAGAAGAAGACCAGGGAACAA GCTGAGGCAGATGTCGCTTCTCTTAACAGACGTATCCAGCTGGTTGAGGAGGAGTTGGATCGTGCACAGGAGCGTCTGGCAACTGCCCTGACCAagctggaggaggctgagaaGGCTGCTGATGAGAGCGAGAG AGGCATGAAGGTCATTGAGAACAGGGCCATGAAGGACgaggagaagatggagctgcaggagaTCCAGCTGAAAGAGGCCAAACACATCGCTGAGGAGGCTGACCGCAAATATGAGGAG GTGGCCCGTAAGCTCGTCATCATTGAGGGTGACCTGGAGCGCACAGAGGAGCGCGCTGAGCTGACAGAGAG CAAATGCTCTGAGCTTGAGGAAGAGTTGAAAACTGTGACCAACAACCTGAAGTCACTGGAGGCCCAGGCTGAGAAG TACTCACAGAAGGAGGACAAGTACGAGGAGGAGATCAAGGTCCTCACCGACAAGCTGAAGGAG GCTGAGACTCGTGCTGAGTTCGCTGAGAGATCAGTAGCCAAGCTTGAGAAGACCATCGATGACTTGGAAG AGAAACTCTCACACGCTAAAGAGGAGAACCTCGATATGCACCAGATGCTGGACCAGACTCTAATGGAACTGAATAATTTGTGA